In Neorhizobium sp. NCHU2750, a single genomic region encodes these proteins:
- a CDS encoding DUF2325 domain-containing protein encodes MAKKQKRKNGGANETAAQAQQVKPDRDAIDVRSFLYVGGRDCQVAHLRAIASRHGAELIHHDGGLREAVSRIDTVLPSVDCVFCPIDCISHDACLRVKTGCKKFGVAFVPLRNGSKSSLERALQTMKDKNDERRAS; translated from the coding sequence ATGGCGAAGAAGCAGAAACGGAAGAATGGCGGCGCGAACGAGACGGCGGCTCAAGCACAGCAGGTCAAACCCGATCGCGACGCAATCGATGTCCGCAGCTTCCTCTATGTCGGCGGTCGGGACTGCCAGGTGGCGCATCTGCGCGCCATTGCCAGTCGCCACGGCGCGGAACTGATCCATCATGACGGCGGCCTGCGTGAGGCCGTATCGCGCATCGATACCGTGCTTCCCTCGGTCGACTGCGTGTTCTGCCCCATCGACTGTATCAGCCATGATGCGTGTCTGAGGGTGAAGACCGGCTGTAAGAAGTTCGGTGTCGCCTTCGTCCCGCTGCGCAACGGCTCGAAATCGAGCCTGGAACGCGCGCTGCAGACGATGAAGGATAAGAATGATGAGAGACGAGCGTCCTGA